In Tenrec ecaudatus isolate mTenEca1 chromosome 4, mTenEca1.hap1, whole genome shotgun sequence, a single window of DNA contains:
- the RPL29 gene encoding large ribosomal subunit protein eL29 encodes MAKSKNHTTHNQSRKWHRNGIKKPRSQRYESLKGVDPKFLRNMRFAKKHNKKGLKKMQANNAKAAAARAEAIKDLVKPTEVKAKIPMGVNRKLSRLAYIAHPKLGKRARARIAKGLRLCRPKAKAQSKADAPAKATTPAKAPKGAPAQAPKGPQAPTK; translated from the exons ATGGCCAAATCCAAGAACCACACCACGCACAACCAAT CCCggaaatggcacagaaacggCATCAAAAAACCCCGGTCACAACGATACGAATCTCTTAAGGGG GTGGACCCCAAGTTCCTGAGGAATATGCGCTTCGCCAAGAAGCACAacaagaagggcctgaagaaaatgcaggccaaCAACGCCAAGGCTGCGGCTGCTCGTGCTGAGGCCATCAaggatcttgtgaagcccacagaggtcaagGCCAAGATCCCAATGGGCGTCAACCGCAAGCTCAGCCGACTGGCCTACATTGCCCACCCCAAGCTTGGCAAGCGGGCTCGGGCACGTATTGCCAAGGGTCTGAGGCTCTGCCGGCCCAAGGCCAAGGCACAAAGCAAGGCTGATGCTCCAGCCAAGGCCACGACTCCAGCAAAAGCTCCCAAAGGCGCCCCAGCTCAAGCTCCCAAAGGCCCCCAGGCTCCCACAAAGTAG
- the ACY1 gene encoding aminoacylase-1 has translation MAGTGPQGEHPSVTLFRQYLRIRTVQPEPDYGAAVAFLEEQGRQLGLGCQKVEVAPGRVVTVLTWPGTNPKLSSILLNSHTDVVPVFKEHWSHDPFGAFKDAGGYIYARGTQDMKCVSIQYLEAVRRLKAEGHRFPRTIHMTFVPDEEIGGHTGMELFVQCPEFQALRTGFALDEGLANPTDAFTVFYSERSPWWVRVTSTGQPGHGSHFIENTAAEKLHKVMSLVMAFREKERQRLQSNPRLTLGAVTSVNLTKLEGGVAYNVVPATMTASFDFRVAPDVDLKAFEEQLQGWCREAGKGVTLEFVQKWTEPRVTPTDDSDPWWAVFSGVCKDMNLTLEPQIFPAATDSRYLRAVGVPALGFSPMNRTPVLLHDHDERLHEDVFLRGIDFYARLLPALASVPALPTDR, from the exons ATGGCCGGCACGGGTCCCCAGGGCGAGCACCCATCTGTGACACTCTTCCGCCAGTACCTGCGCATCCGCACCGTGCAGCCAGAGCCTGACTACG GGGCTGCCGTGGCCTTCCTTGAGGAGCAAGGCCGTCAGCTGGGCTTGGGCTGTCAGAAAGTGGAG GTGGCACCTGGCCGTGTAGTCACCGTGCTGACCTGGCCAGGCACCAACCCCAAGCTCTCCTCCATCTTGCTCAACTCCCACACAGATGTGGTGCCTGTCTTCAAG GAGCACTGGAGCCATGACCCCTTCGGGGCCTTCAAGGACGCTGGGGGCTACATCTATGCCAGGGGTACACAGGACATGAAGTGTGTCAGCATCCA GTACCTGGAGGCCGTGCGGAGGCTGAAGGCTGAGGGCCACCGTTTCCCCAGAACTATCCACATGACATTCGTGCCAG ATGAGGAGATCGGGGGTCACACGGGCATGGAGCTGTTTGTGCAGTGCCCTGAGTTTCAGGCCCTGAGGACTGGCTTTGCCTTGGATGAGG GCCTGGCCAACCCCACGGACGCGTTCACTGTGTTTTACAGCGAGCGGAGCCCTTGGT GGGTGCGGGTCACAAGCACGGGGCAGCCTGGCCATGGCTCTCACTTCATCGAGAACACGGCCGCAGAGAAGCTG CACAAAGTTATGAGCTTAGTCATGGCATTCCGGGAGAAGGAGAGGCAGAG gctGCAGTCAAACCCAAGGCTGACTCTGGGGGCCGTGACCTCCGTGAACCTGACTAAGCTGGAGGGCGGCGTGGCCTATAACGTGGTACCCGCCACCATGACCGCCAGCTTTGACTTCCGAGTGGCACCCGATGTGGACCTGAag GCTTTTGAGGAGCAGCTGCAGGGCTGGTGCCGCGAGGCTGGCAAGGGGGTCACCTTGGAGTTTGTTCAG AAGTGGACTGAGCCCCGAGTGACCCCGACTGATGACTCGGACCCCTGGTGGGCAGTGTTCAGTGGGGTTTGCAAGGACAT GAATCTCACTCTGGAACCCCAGATCTTTCCTGCAGCCACAGACAGCCGCTACCTCCGTGCG GTGGGGGTGCCCGCCCTGGGCTTCTCGCCCATGAACCGCACGCCCGTGCTGCTGCACGACCACGACGAGCGGCTGCACGAGGACGTGTTCCTTCGCGGCATCGACTTCTACGCGCGCCTGCTGCCTGCCCTGGCCAGTGTGCCGGCCCTGCCCACGGACCGCTGA